The proteins below come from a single Burkholderia sp. FERM BP-3421 genomic window:
- a CDS encoding peptidase M23, which translates to MIISFPFLQNANLQETDAIDDGTFNLGEKSGKGAFPVSHQFGWHGGVHLVAPGGPNKPEPVRAIADGQVVFARHSDPMPLNSVSDEIKAAHPLLYYKGWTSNGVMILKHETEIGEGVRVTFYSIYQHLHIVANKPGTETPLKKGDKVYRKDPIGKAGAIYGNPNRVHFEIIADKGNVEALMGRSAGKLTAQQGRRTSVWGDIHIVLPASTPFYAQDPRIETKTYVVRTSSPGIGGINDTLNSVAQRFHTTPARIRQLNGTPAKAANWWSTVTAGSTVSQRIIRVPAQFGAAATMPPSDLTIEDWRLWQATIAGRTPAELIVTLSEERGTITLTTRDRHGTVIGRCTEADGSYNLYKAAIETYPGCPSAGYEMLRFGRVLGPDEPAATDMQGGRLPHLRKIVTQGGAEAFVDLNIAGVKVYSDADFPHWLGWTFIDDDIDDNGRCDSKQLLDLIEPMAPTPNPAPGLPGVLGEVVHTAAKVFDAALQYKDRLTRAYAKIHSGTMRKRLSYCVVNLPTEWSRDDFDKRWGWIKGDDPTDIPANVLTSICLSPDAYEKFKRHHAALAFWEDAAKEDLALDKMHCHFHPLRFIEIFRKCAWFSEPELLSILSPAPATGKQRANALRIQMNRMLSKYSVSGSYLRVAHFLAQVGVETGWWQYREELGNERYFRTMYEAITPEEAGQDYDTAVSRERNLPSGRRPTELPNPGPNPKPTINRPNYVATRPGQIAQKAAGMDNGAANAANGGMTGDGNRFHGRGFLQITGRRNYKSYQDYRGSNFTTGPNSALLATDDYNACDASGFYWSREKVNRYADQGDQPEAITRVGSMINRGNPSGIPLHNAERHSAFNIIWNNIREDQ; encoded by the coding sequence ATGATCATCAGTTTCCCTTTCCTTCAAAACGCCAATCTCCAAGAAACGGACGCAATCGATGATGGCACCTTCAATCTGGGCGAGAAAAGCGGTAAGGGTGCCTTTCCTGTCAGTCATCAGTTCGGCTGGCATGGTGGTGTACACCTGGTAGCTCCTGGTGGACCAAATAAACCTGAGCCTGTCCGTGCCATCGCGGATGGTCAGGTGGTGTTTGCACGACACAGCGACCCGATGCCGCTCAACAGCGTCAGCGACGAAATAAAAGCTGCCCACCCTTTGCTGTACTACAAAGGTTGGACCAGCAATGGCGTCATGATTCTCAAGCACGAAACTGAGATCGGTGAAGGTGTGCGAGTGACCTTTTACTCCATCTATCAGCATCTACATATCGTAGCCAATAAGCCAGGTACCGAAACGCCGCTGAAAAAGGGCGACAAGGTCTATCGCAAGGACCCCATCGGCAAGGCAGGAGCCATCTACGGTAATCCCAACCGCGTCCACTTCGAGATCATCGCAGACAAAGGGAACGTGGAAGCCCTGATGGGGCGCAGCGCCGGCAAACTGACAGCTCAGCAAGGTAGGCGGACTAGCGTGTGGGGCGATATACATATTGTTTTGCCTGCCAGCACTCCTTTCTACGCCCAAGATCCCCGCATCGAAACGAAGACCTACGTGGTACGTACTTCCAGTCCGGGCATAGGGGGTATCAACGATACTCTTAACTCGGTCGCCCAGCGCTTCCACACCACGCCAGCTCGCATTCGTCAACTCAACGGCACGCCCGCTAAGGCGGCCAACTGGTGGTCAACGGTGACGGCGGGAAGTACAGTCAGCCAGCGCATCATACGCGTGCCAGCACAGTTCGGCGCCGCTGCCACTATGCCCCCCTCGGATCTCACCATCGAAGATTGGCGCCTCTGGCAAGCCACTATCGCTGGACGAACACCGGCCGAACTTATCGTCACCTTGAGCGAAGAGCGTGGAACGATCACCCTGACTACCCGCGACCGCCATGGAACCGTGATTGGCCGGTGTACGGAAGCAGATGGCAGCTACAACCTGTACAAGGCTGCAATCGAAACCTACCCAGGTTGCCCAAGCGCCGGGTATGAAATGCTGCGCTTTGGGCGCGTCCTCGGTCCCGACGAGCCCGCCGCAACTGATATGCAAGGCGGCCGTCTGCCACACCTCCGCAAAATCGTTACCCAGGGAGGCGCGGAGGCGTTCGTCGATCTCAACATAGCTGGTGTCAAGGTGTATAGCGACGCCGACTTTCCCCATTGGTTAGGGTGGACCTTCATCGACGACGACATAGATGACAACGGCCGCTGCGACTCGAAACAGTTACTCGACCTGATCGAGCCAATGGCACCAACCCCCAATCCCGCACCGGGCTTGCCGGGCGTGCTTGGCGAGGTCGTGCATACCGCCGCCAAGGTATTCGATGCAGCCTTGCAATACAAAGATCGCCTCACGCGAGCCTATGCCAAGATCCACTCTGGAACGATGCGTAAGCGCCTTAGCTACTGCGTGGTCAACTTACCTACCGAGTGGTCACGCGACGACTTCGATAAGCGCTGGGGCTGGATCAAAGGAGACGACCCGACCGACATTCCCGCCAACGTACTGACCAGCATTTGTCTTTCACCTGACGCCTATGAAAAGTTCAAGCGCCACCATGCGGCGCTTGCATTTTGGGAGGATGCTGCAAAGGAAGACCTAGCCTTAGACAAGATGCATTGTCACTTTCATCCATTGCGCTTTATTGAGATTTTTAGAAAATGTGCATGGTTTAGCGAACCGGAGTTACTGAGCATATTATCGCCTGCACCTGCAACTGGAAAGCAAAGAGCAAATGCGCTACGAATACAGATGAATCGGATGTTATCCAAATATTCTGTATCAGGATCTTATTTACGTGTGGCGCATTTTCTGGCACAAGTTGGGGTCGAGACTGGTTGGTGGCAATATCGGGAAGAGCTCGGAAATGAACGGTACTTTCGGACCATGTACGAGGCAATTACACCGGAAGAGGCTGGGCAAGATTACGATACGGCTGTATCAAGAGAGCGCAATCTTCCATCCGGACGACGTCCGACAGAACTACCAAACCCCGGTCCAAATCCAAAGCCAACCATCAATAGACCGAACTACGTAGCTACTCGCCCAGGGCAGATCGCGCAAAAAGCGGCAGGTATGGATAACGGCGCGGCAAATGCTGCTAATGGTGGTATGACTGGCGACGGAAACAGATTTCATGGACGAGGATTTCTGCAAATTACTGGTAGACGCAACTATAAAAGCTACCAAGATTATCGAGGAAGCAACTTCACGACAGGCCCAAACAGCGCACTCCTTGCGACGGATGACTACAATGCATGCGATGCGTCGGGATTCTACTGGTCTCGCGAAAAGGTAAATCGATATGCTGATCAGGGCGATCAACCCGAAGCAATAACTCGAGTTGGATCGATGATTAATAGAGGAAATCCTTCCGGCATCCCTTTGCACAATGCTGAGCGCCATAGCGCTTTCAACATCATCTGGAATAATATTCGTGAAGATCAGTAG
- a CDS encoding type VI secretion system Vgr family protein: MPTQSDLRFAFDLVGSETRDVFEVVEFECHEALSETFHLAVELTCANPTVDFGQILDRPARLTIWHGDTPVRCIHGAVSSFVQGDTGFRRTRYSAVVEPRLARLKLSSDWRIFQGLTVPQITEAVLKAHGLTQDYEQRNTTEHQAREYCVQAGDTDYHFIERIMREEGFFYSFRHSAEGHQLVHSDRLFIHGRVGDEPVQYNPTPGGDQPQPALRRFAYTENVRTARQTQRDYTFHHPRYSHQHSRDGVDLEHQGRRYERYDYPARAKFDEAGKPFAENRLRGHRRDARIALVEGDDPRLQPGVSFTLAGHPREDMNRGWRPVSIVHRGKQHTSQAEENAEAQTGTHYHYEAELVPDDAEWRAEPLPKPRIDGPQNAVVVGPPNEEIYTDEYGRVKVQFPWDRLGKHDEYSSCWIRVSQNIAGATWGHMAIPRIGQEVIVSHYEGDPDQPVITGRVYNRLQLPPYELPRHKTRMTLKSKTHKGEGYNELRFEDEKDQEEIYVHAQKDQNIHVNHDETTFVGHDRSEQVEHDETIAIGHDRKETVGNDEQVSIGQDRRHDIGQDDFLTVGRNHTLHTGKDRTEEVGNNRRDKTVANHWVSIGGHQEHTVEGYSELQAGQAIRQRSRVIELQAGEILRLRGPGGTITLHDGGITLDGIAIILKGPMTQQAGGGSHVLSLDSQPMPSLPFDPSSLPLSE, translated from the coding sequence ATGCCTACCCAATCCGATCTGCGCTTCGCCTTCGACCTTGTCGGCAGCGAGACACGCGACGTCTTCGAGGTCGTCGAGTTCGAGTGCCACGAAGCGCTGTCCGAGACCTTCCACCTCGCAGTCGAACTGACCTGCGCCAACCCCACGGTCGACTTCGGCCAGATACTCGACCGCCCCGCTCGTCTGACCATCTGGCATGGCGATACCCCGGTGCGCTGCATTCACGGCGCCGTGTCCTCCTTCGTTCAGGGCGACACCGGTTTCCGGCGCACGCGCTACTCCGCCGTGGTCGAGCCGCGCCTCGCTCGCCTGAAGCTCAGCTCCGACTGGCGCATCTTCCAGGGCCTCACCGTCCCGCAAATCACCGAAGCCGTTCTCAAGGCTCACGGTCTCACCCAGGACTACGAGCAGCGCAACACCACCGAGCACCAGGCCCGCGAGTACTGCGTGCAGGCCGGCGACACCGACTACCACTTCATCGAACGCATCATGCGCGAGGAAGGCTTTTTCTATTCCTTCCGCCACAGCGCCGAGGGCCACCAGCTCGTCCACAGCGACCGCCTGTTCATCCACGGCCGCGTGGGCGACGAACCGGTGCAGTACAATCCCACGCCCGGCGGCGACCAGCCGCAGCCCGCGCTGCGCCGCTTCGCCTATACCGAGAACGTGCGCACCGCGCGCCAGACCCAGCGCGACTACACCTTCCACCATCCCCGCTACAGTCACCAGCACAGCCGTGACGGCGTCGACCTCGAGCATCAGGGCCGCCGCTACGAGCGCTACGACTACCCCGCCCGCGCCAAGTTCGACGAGGCCGGCAAGCCCTTCGCCGAGAACCGCCTGCGCGGCCACCGCCGCGATGCGCGCATCGCCCTGGTCGAAGGCGACGACCCGCGCCTGCAGCCAGGTGTCTCCTTCACTCTTGCCGGCCACCCGCGCGAGGACATGAACCGCGGCTGGCGTCCGGTCAGCATCGTCCACCGCGGCAAGCAGCACACCAGCCAGGCCGAAGAGAACGCCGAGGCGCAGACCGGCACCCACTACCACTATGAGGCCGAGTTGGTACCGGACGACGCCGAGTGGCGCGCCGAGCCGCTGCCCAAGCCGCGCATCGACGGCCCGCAAAACGCAGTGGTGGTCGGCCCGCCGAACGAGGAGATTTACACCGACGAGTACGGCCGGGTGAAGGTGCAGTTCCCGTGGGACCGCCTGGGCAAGCACGACGAATACAGCTCTTGCTGGATCCGCGTCTCGCAGAACATCGCCGGCGCCACCTGGGGGCACATGGCCATCCCGCGCATCGGGCAGGAGGTCATCGTGTCTCACTATGAAGGGGACCCCGACCAGCCCGTGATCACCGGGCGGGTATACAACCGCTTACAACTGCCTCCCTATGAATTGCCCCGTCACAAGACGCGGATGACCCTCAAGAGCAAGACCCACAAGGGCGAGGGTTACAACGAGCTGCGCTTCGAGGACGAGAAGGATCAGGAGGAGATCTACGTCCACGCGCAGAAAGACCAGAACATCCACGTCAACCACGACGAAACCACCTTCGTTGGCCACGACCGCAGCGAGCAGGTCGAGCACGACGAGACCATCGCCATCGGCCACGACCGCAAGGAGACCGTGGGCAACGATGAGCAGGTCAGCATCGGCCAGGACCGCCGGCACGACATCGGTCAGGACGACTTCCTTACCGTCGGCCGCAACCACACCCTCCACACCGGCAAGGACCGCACCGAAGAGGTCGGCAATAACCGCCGCGACAAGACCGTGGCCAACCACTGGGTGAGCATCGGCGGGCACCAGGAACACACCGTTGAGGGCTACTCCGAGCTGCAGGCTGGCCAGGCCATTCGCCAGCGTTCGCGCGTCATCGAGTTGCAGGCGGGAGAAATTCTACGTTTGCGCGGTCCTGGAGGCACGATCACCCTGCACGACGGCGGCATCACGCTGGATGGCATCGCCATCATCCTGAAAGGCCCGATGACACAACAAGCTGGCGGGGGCAGCCATGTACTGTCGCTGGATAGCCAACCGATGCCTAGTCTTCCCTTTGACCCAAGCAGTCTTCCGCTTTCCGAGTAG
- the ychF gene encoding redox-regulated ATPase YchF yields the protein MSLKCGIVGLPNVGKSTLFNALTKAGIAAENYPFCTIEPNVGIVEVPDTRLKALSEIVKPERVVPAVVEFVDIAGLVAGASKGEGLGNQFLANIRETDAITHVVRCFEDENVIHVAGKVSPIDDIEVINTELALADLGTVEKALTRYSKAAKSGNDKEAAKLAAVLEKVRAQLDQGKAARGLALSDDEQALLKPFCLITAKPAMYVANVKDDGFENNPHLDAVRKYAESENAPVVAVCAAIEAEIADLDDADKEAFLADMGMNEPGLDRVIRAGFKLLGLQTYFTAGVKEVRAWTIHVGDTAPQAAGVIHTDFERGFIRAQTISFDDYVAFKGEQGAKEAGKMRAEGKEYVVHDGDVMNFLFNV from the coding sequence ATGAGCCTCAAATGCGGCATCGTCGGCCTGCCCAACGTCGGCAAGTCCACCCTGTTCAACGCGCTGACCAAGGCCGGCATCGCCGCCGAGAACTACCCGTTCTGCACGATCGAGCCGAACGTCGGCATCGTCGAAGTGCCGGATACGCGCCTGAAGGCGCTCTCCGAGATCGTCAAGCCCGAGCGCGTCGTGCCGGCGGTGGTCGAATTCGTCGACATCGCGGGCCTCGTCGCGGGCGCGAGCAAGGGTGAAGGCCTCGGCAACCAGTTCCTCGCGAACATCCGCGAAACCGACGCGATCACGCACGTCGTGCGCTGCTTCGAGGACGAGAACGTCATTCACGTCGCCGGCAAGGTGAGCCCGATCGACGACATCGAGGTGATCAACACCGAACTCGCGCTCGCCGACCTCGGCACCGTCGAGAAGGCGCTCACGCGTTACTCGAAGGCCGCGAAGTCGGGCAACGACAAGGAAGCGGCGAAACTCGCCGCGGTGCTCGAGAAGGTCCGCGCGCAACTCGACCAGGGCAAGGCGGCCCGCGGCCTCGCGCTGTCCGACGACGAGCAGGCGCTGCTCAAGCCGTTCTGCCTGATCACCGCGAAGCCGGCGATGTACGTCGCGAACGTGAAGGACGACGGGTTCGAGAACAATCCCCATCTCGACGCGGTGCGCAAGTACGCGGAAAGCGAGAACGCGCCCGTGGTCGCGGTGTGCGCGGCGATCGAGGCCGAGATCGCCGACCTCGACGACGCGGACAAGGAAGCGTTCCTCGCCGACATGGGCATGAACGAGCCGGGCCTCGACCGCGTGATCCGCGCAGGCTTCAAGCTGCTCGGCCTGCAGACCTACTTCACCGCGGGCGTGAAGGAAGTGCGCGCGTGGACGATCCACGTCGGCGACACCGCGCCGCAGGCGGCCGGCGTGATCCACACCGACTTCGAGCGCGGCTTCATCCGCGCCCAGACGATCTCGTTCGACGACTACGTCGCGTTCAAGGGCGAGCAGGGTGCGAAGGAAGCCGGCAAGATGCGCGCCGAAGGCAAGGAGTATGTCGTGCACGACGGCGACGTGATGAACTTCTTGTTCAACGTCTGA
- a CDS encoding IS3 family transposase (programmed frameshift): MKRKRFSIEQIVAVLKQAELGMPVADVIRQVGISEQTFYRWKKQYAGMQSDQVRELKQLQDENARLKKLVAELSLDKAILQDVAAKKLARPALRRDVVDYVVSHYGLTMRRACRLVKQPRSVQYYKSIKDPRPELRSRMREIAYTRVRYGYRRVHVLLRREGWQLGRNQAYRLYCEEQLQLRSKLPKRRKMVVTRVAKIVPVRPNDAWSMDFVADQLADGSKFRTLTIVDVFTKEALAIEVGQRLKGEHVVSALNRIAARRGAPRHLFVDNGSEFSGRLLDMWAYHYQAKIDFSRPGKPTDNCHIETFNGSFRDECLNLHWFETLGEAKAIVEAWRRDYNESRPHSALKELAPAEFARQLMPLPGSTRPETPENSL, from the exons ATGAAACGGAAACGCTTTTCGATCGAACAGATTGTGGCAGTGCTGAAGCAAGCCGAACTGGGGATGCCGGTGGCCGATGTGATCCGGCAGGTCGGTATTTCGGAACAGACGTTCTATCGGTGGAAGAAGCAATACGCCGGGATGCAGTCTGATCAGGTACGCGAACTCAAGCAGTTGCAGGACGAGAATGCGCGGCTGAAGAAGCTGGTCGCCGAATTGAGCTTGGACAAGGCCATCTTGCAAGACGTAGCTGCAAAAAAGT TGGCCCGGCCCGCGCTGAGACGAGACGTGGTGGATTACGTGGTGAGCCACTACGGATTGACGATGAGGCGGGCCTGTCGGCTCGTGAAGCAACCGCGCAGCGTTCAGTACTACAAAAGCATCAAGGACCCTCGCCCAGAACTGCGCTCACGTATGCGCGAGATCGCCTATACGCGTGTGCGCTACGGGTATCGACGCGTCCATGTACTGCTGCGCCGGGAAGGCTGGCAGTTGGGTCGGAATCAGGCGTACCGGTTGTATTGCGAAGAGCAGTTGCAGTTGCGCTCGAAATTGCCGAAGCGACGAAAGATGGTGGTGACGCGCGTGGCGAAGATCGTTCCGGTCAGGCCAAACGACGCTTGGAGTATGGATTTTGTGGCTGACCAGCTTGCTGATGGCTCGAAATTTCGCACTTTGACGATCGTGGATGTGTTCACGAAGGAGGCGTTGGCGATCGAAGTGGGGCAACGCTTGAAAGGCGAACACGTGGTATCCGCATTGAACCGAATCGCCGCTCGGCGCGGCGCTCCGCGGCATCTGTTTGTCGACAACGGCAGCGAGTTTTCCGGGCGCCTGCTCGATATGTGGGCGTACCACTACCAAGCAAAAATCGACTTCAGCCGACCGGGCAAGCCGACGGACAATTGCCACATCGAGACGTTTAACGGATCATTCCGCGATGAGTGCTTGAACCTACATTGGTTCGAGACGTTGGGCGAAGCCAAAGCGATCGTCGAGGCCTGGCGCCGGGATTACAACGAGAGCCGTCCTCACTCTGCTCTCAAAGAGTTGGCACCAGCTGAATTCGCCCGTCAGCTGATGCCTTTGCCGGGTTCAACCAGACCCGAAACGCCGGAAAACTCGCTCTAG
- a CDS encoding ISL3 family transposase, with protein sequence MLDRKALQALGCWTGYRVERVEWPSEASRTLSLYLKPVSKVMVCEQCGKRCQQIHETTVRRVRDLPLFEYRVVLHVPRRRVWCDHCGGPRLERLDWLGRYQRVTARFAKACEILLKSASVQAVAAFYGLNWHTVKSIDKASLQASIVEPDWEQVRYLAMDEFALHKGHRYATVVVEPISRQVLWIGQGRSRETARAFFEQLPEGVAERIEAVAIDMTTAYELEIKANCPQAEVVYDLFHVVAKYGREVIDRVRVDQANQLRHDRPARKVLKSSRWLLLRNRQNLRADQAVHLNELLEANQPLLCVYLLRDELKRLWFYQRPAWAQKAWGQWIRQAQQSGITPLKLFAERLQSYWHGILARCKHPLNTSVVEGINNTIKVIKRRAYGYRDEEYFFLKIRAAFPGNPR encoded by the coding sequence TTGCTGGATCGCAAAGCACTACAGGCATTGGGATGCTGGACGGGCTACCGGGTTGAGCGAGTGGAATGGCCGTCGGAGGCAAGCCGAACCCTGTCGCTGTATCTCAAGCCGGTCAGCAAAGTGATGGTCTGCGAGCAATGCGGCAAACGGTGCCAGCAGATTCACGAGACGACCGTTCGGCGGGTGCGGGATCTGCCCTTATTTGAATACCGGGTGGTGCTCCATGTGCCGCGCCGACGAGTCTGGTGCGACCACTGCGGCGGCCCTCGGTTGGAGAGGCTGGATTGGCTGGGGCGTTACCAACGGGTCACTGCCCGCTTTGCCAAGGCCTGCGAGATCTTGCTGAAGTCCGCCAGCGTACAGGCTGTTGCTGCGTTCTATGGTCTGAATTGGCACACTGTCAAATCGATCGACAAAGCCAGTTTGCAAGCCAGCATTGTTGAGCCGGATTGGGAACAGGTGCGGTATCTGGCCATGGACGAGTTTGCGCTCCACAAGGGCCATCGCTATGCCACCGTGGTTGTTGAGCCGATCAGCCGGCAAGTGCTATGGATCGGCCAGGGCCGCTCACGCGAAACCGCCCGAGCCTTCTTCGAGCAGCTTCCCGAAGGCGTTGCCGAGCGCATCGAGGCGGTCGCCATCGATATGACGACCGCCTATGAGCTGGAAATCAAGGCGAACTGCCCGCAGGCGGAAGTCGTCTATGACTTGTTCCACGTGGTGGCCAAGTACGGACGTGAAGTCATTGACCGGGTACGAGTCGATCAGGCCAATCAGCTTCGGCATGACCGTCCTGCGCGCAAAGTACTGAAGTCGAGCCGCTGGCTGCTGCTGCGCAATCGCCAGAACTTGCGGGCAGATCAGGCGGTACATCTGAATGAACTGCTGGAAGCCAACCAGCCGTTGCTGTGCGTCTATCTGCTACGCGATGAACTCAAGCGACTCTGGTTCTACCAGAGACCCGCCTGGGCTCAGAAGGCATGGGGACAATGGATCAGGCAGGCTCAGCAGAGCGGCATTACGCCGCTCAAACTGTTCGCTGAACGCCTGCAAAGCTACTGGCACGGCATTCTGGCTCGCTGCAAACACCCGCTCAATACCAGCGTCGTCGAAGGCATCAACAACACCATCAAGGTCATCAAGCGTCGGGCCTACGGCTACCGGGATGAGGAATACTTCTTCCTCAAGATCCGCGCTGCCTTCCCCGGTAATCCGCGATGA
- a CDS encoding tyrosine-type recombinase/integrase, protein MPENRLTDLKIKSAKPAERAYKLSDGGGLFLLVKPSGGKLWRWKYRLDGKENLFAIGAFPKVSLAQARKARHTARSLIRQGIHPSHERQSVKRRNVEEAEARKREQDGTFAKVTAAYLADIKPVFAASSYRTKESRIRKYLAPKLNGLRMDEIGPNRIRPILEACKAHGAWAGIHVKGDLSALFEFAVVRGLAESNPIPGLCGLLPAPINQSKAVTTREQIQSFYHKLQSYRGYPETCLCLKLIALTACRPGEAADAEWDEFETTRTSYGVALPPR, encoded by the coding sequence ATGCCCGAGAATCGGCTTACCGACCTCAAGATCAAATCTGCCAAACCGGCCGAGCGTGCCTATAAGCTTTCAGATGGGGGAGGCCTGTTTCTACTGGTCAAGCCATCCGGCGGGAAGCTCTGGCGCTGGAAGTACCGGCTCGATGGGAAGGAAAATCTCTTCGCCATCGGCGCTTTCCCCAAGGTCAGCCTTGCCCAGGCGAGGAAAGCACGCCACACTGCGCGCTCGCTAATCAGGCAAGGCATTCACCCCTCCCATGAGCGCCAGAGTGTCAAGCGGCGCAATGTTGAGGAAGCCGAGGCTCGTAAACGCGAACAGGATGGCACCTTCGCCAAGGTGACCGCGGCCTACCTCGCAGATATCAAGCCTGTCTTTGCCGCAAGCTCATACCGCACCAAAGAGTCCCGCATCCGGAAGTACCTGGCCCCCAAGCTGAACGGTTTGCGCATGGATGAGATCGGCCCGAATCGTATTCGCCCCATTCTGGAAGCGTGCAAGGCGCATGGCGCATGGGCAGGCATTCATGTGAAAGGCGACCTGTCGGCGCTCTTCGAGTTTGCAGTGGTCCGTGGCCTGGCAGAAAGCAATCCGATTCCTGGGTTGTGTGGGCTGCTGCCCGCCCCCATCAACCAGAGCAAGGCCGTCACGACTCGTGAGCAAATCCAGTCCTTCTATCACAAGCTACAGAGCTATCGTGGCTATCCGGAAACATGCCTGTGCCTAAAGCTGATCGCCCTGACAGCCTGCCGCCCCGGCGAAGCAGCCGATGCCGAATGGGATGAATTCGAGACTACGAGGACAAGCTATGGCGTCGCCCTGCCGCCAAGATGA
- a CDS encoding UbiH/UbiF family hydroxylase gives MPAMTAHHQNFDVAVVGGGLVGKTAALALTQAGYKTALLAQHATPRPADLAFDSRIYALSASSQALLERLRVWQALDHVRLAPVHDMRVYGDAQAELHFSAFQASVPQLAWIGESTLVETALDAALRFQPNLTWLDTRAQGFDVKPGGASLALANGNVIEADLVVGADGAHSWVRAQIGSKVERRDYRQTGVVANFKASLPHRETAYQWFRDGEIIALLPLPDGHVSLVWSAQTAHADALLALEPAQLAAEVERVTHRQLGALECVTPAQGFPLALQTVDRLIAPRVALVGDAAHLIHPLAGQGMNLGLRDVAALADAIAGKEAFRDLGDTVLLRRYERARREDIRALMLATDGLQRLFSLPGTLARVARNTGMALVGAQPLVKRWLVASALG, from the coding sequence ATGCCCGCCATGACTGCCCATCACCAGAATTTCGACGTCGCCGTGGTCGGCGGCGGGCTCGTCGGCAAGACGGCCGCGCTCGCGTTGACCCAGGCCGGCTACAAGACCGCGCTGCTCGCGCAGCACGCGACGCCCCGTCCGGCGGATCTCGCGTTCGATTCCCGCATCTACGCCCTGTCGGCCAGCTCGCAGGCGCTGCTGGAGCGGTTGCGCGTCTGGCAGGCGCTCGATCACGTGCGGCTCGCGCCGGTGCACGACATGCGCGTCTACGGCGATGCGCAGGCCGAACTGCATTTTTCCGCGTTCCAGGCGTCGGTGCCGCAGCTCGCGTGGATCGGCGAGTCGACGCTCGTCGAGACCGCGCTCGACGCCGCGCTGCGCTTCCAGCCGAATCTCACCTGGCTCGATACGCGCGCGCAGGGCTTCGACGTGAAACCGGGCGGCGCCTCGCTCGCACTCGCGAACGGCAACGTGATCGAGGCCGATCTGGTGGTCGGCGCGGACGGCGCGCATTCGTGGGTCCGGGCGCAGATCGGCTCGAAGGTCGAGCGTCGTGATTATCGGCAGACCGGGGTGGTCGCCAATTTCAAGGCGTCGCTGCCGCACCGCGAGACCGCCTACCAGTGGTTCCGCGACGGCGAGATCATCGCGCTGCTGCCGCTGCCCGACGGCCACGTGTCGCTCGTCTGGTCCGCGCAGACCGCGCACGCGGATGCGTTGCTCGCGCTGGAGCCGGCCCAGCTCGCGGCCGAGGTCGAGCGCGTCACGCATCGCCAGCTCGGCGCGCTCGAGTGCGTGACGCCCGCGCAGGGCTTCCCGCTCGCGCTGCAGACGGTCGACCGGCTGATCGCGCCGCGCGTCGCACTGGTCGGCGACGCCGCGCACCTGATCCATCCGCTCGCCGGCCAGGGCATGAACCTCGGGCTGCGCGACGTCGCCGCGCTGGCCGATGCCATCGCCGGCAAGGAAGCGTTCCGCGATCTCGGCGACACTGTGCTCCTGCGTCGCTACGAGCGCGCGCGCCGCGAGGACATCCGTGCGCTGATGCTCGCGACCGACGGCCTGCAGCGGCTGTTCTCGCTGCCCGGCACGCTCGCGCGGGTGGCGCGCAACACCGGCATGGCGCTCGTCGGCGCGCAGCCGCTCGTCAAGCGCTGGCTCGTCGCCTCGGCGCTCGGCTGA
- a CDS encoding tyrosine-type recombinase/integrase, whose product MKAKRDHVCPLSDSAIEVLRQIRQISGAGRYLFPHRSGKGFTIPNRLTYAMRDMNLGPRATPHCWRTTFSTWANENGYRPDAIERQLAHVEDNKVRATYNRALLWTRGGPCFKNGPAISKRQKAPRHLENCIMQSGTATQAERPELCHSLFRGCSRKECTCRPTKTRSSKRR is encoded by the coding sequence ATGAAGGCGAAACGTGACCATGTCTGCCCACTCTCGGACTCAGCCATCGAGGTGCTGCGCCAGATCAGGCAGATTTCGGGAGCCGGGCGCTACCTATTCCCACATCGCAGCGGCAAGGGCTTTACGATACCGAATCGCCTGACCTATGCCATGCGCGACATGAACCTGGGGCCCAGGGCGACACCACATTGCTGGCGCACAACATTCTCGACCTGGGCCAACGAGAACGGCTACCGCCCTGACGCCATCGAGCGTCAACTCGCCCACGTCGAAGACAACAAGGTACGTGCCACCTACAACAGGGCCCTGCTGTGGACGAGAGGAGGACCTTGCTTCAAGAATGGGCCAGCTATCTCGAAGAGGCAGAAAGCACCTCGACATCTTGAGAATTGCATAATGCAGAGTGGCACTGCGACTCAGGCCGAAAGGCCTGAGTTATGTCATTCGCTGTTTCGGGGATGCAGTCGCAAAGAATGCACGTGCCGCCCAACGAAGACACGATCCAGCAAGAGACGCTAG